The nucleotide window TCGATGTAGAGAACACATAACATGGAGACTAGATGATGCgctgtgcgttgcaacggaatCAGTTGCAATATATTTCGAGAAATTTGATTGTATGAAAAATGAATATTCGAATTGATATTATATGAACTAAAAAAGTACATATTAGATATAGTATTTGATTTTGTATAGCTGAGTATTTGATTTTGTATAGCTCAAAATAATTATTAAATATAAGAATATAATGAAAACTTCTCAAATGCATGTAGTGCACCTTTGATGATGTGACATGTGTGGTGAGGTGGAATTTTTGCTTGGGATCAATCAATAATATATTTTTCACATGTGGTTGCCCTTTCATGATATGACACGTGTGCATGTTAAGATATTAGAAATACACCTCATATAGAAATAGTGAGGATTAAGTAAATAGTATATAGGATTCACCAGGAAACTACATGCCTACCCATACATGTGCATCTGCATCTCTCGGTCAAGGTTGAGCACAAGGCTAAGTGGCGGTGTGGAAGCTAACACCATCGATGCAACCTCCAAAGAAACCATATCCGACAGTGGTGCAGGTGCCGAGGAGACGGCAACTGCAAGCAACAACAAGCACCAGAGCCCTCTTGCACTCAGGATCATGGTTTTCACTTTCAGTGAGATTTCAGCGAAATTCACTGAATTTCAGTAGACACTGAAATATTATGTTTCAGCCAAAATATTTCAGCAATTTCAGTACAACACaagaattcaaatatttttcaatatattttttcaaattttcaaattttcAATTGAATTCAAGTGAATATTTCGGTCATTTGGCTGAAATGCAAACTGAAATAACTGAAATTTAGTGAATTTCAGTGATTTTGATTGGTGAAATTTTGCTGAAACTGAAATTGAAAACCATGCGCGGGATACCTCAAGCTAGGGATGACATGTTTCTTAGCTATAAAAcctaaaaataataaaaaatatttttatgGCAAACAAACGAATAACAATTTTGCTATGTCTCAGTCGACCTAGACTTCGTTATGTCTCAGTCAATAGTATCTTTCTTTGATTTTGCATGGAGATTCGTGCAAAAATgcttttcattttttcttttttctttttacaTACTATACCACTTTACTTAGACTTGGTGACCTAGCCACACCCAACGTATAAATGTTTTGAGCGCTTCGTAGAAGTTGTGGAAAAAAATCAATGCGCCAAGAAAAGatatttgaaatcattttggagTGCTGTCACACCCCATCCCGTGCACCGAtcttcatgatgatcctgtcacgATCTTTGCTAGAATTATTTGCAGTCACATGCATGCCTGGTCGTACCATACTAAGAAGAGTCTTTGCCGTGGAAAGTTGGAAACCGTATTACCACATTAATTTGACAGAGAGTAACATCAGAAACAGTACAGGTTCATCCACATCTTCTCTAAACTAAGTACTATTGTTTTAATCGAACGAAATTAGTTAGTTATCACTTGAACTCGTCATTGTTGACCTCCTGCAGTTTCTTGTTCTTCCCCTGCTTCTTTGCCTCGTCCTCCTCTGTAACGACGGTGCCCTCCACCGTCTCCCCTCCTTGATAATCGGCGGCTGCGACGACGGGCGCCACCTTGAACTTGGCATAGATGTCACCCTTGTAGAAGTTTCTGGTCCTCCACACGAGCACGAGCGAGACGAGCGCGCCGGCGAGCGTGACCCCCGTGATGATGAGGAACGCGTGCTTGAAGCACATCACCCCCTTGCAGATCTTGTcgccgacggcggcggcgtgCCCGCCGTGCTGCCTGGCGGCCTCGGCGTCGTACATGCGGCCGGCGATGCGCACGTTGAGCACGTAGGCGCCGATGGGACTGGCTGCGGAGCCGAAGTTGAAGAGCGTGGAGTAGTACTTGAGGCCGAAGACCtcggagatgatggagaagaGCAGCGGCCACTGCGCGCCGAAGCAGAAACCAAGTATCACCGACGCGGCGTAGAGGGACTGCGGCACGCCGAAGGCGATCAGGAGGTGGCCGACGCAGGAGAAGAGGAGCACGGCCGTGAGTGCCAGCGGCCGCGGGAACCTGTACCGGGCAACGAAGAACTCAGACATGTAGCCGGCGCCAACTCGGCCGGCGTAGTTCCAGATGCTGATGAGGGAGACGAAGGTGTTGATGCTCTTGTGCGGGTAGCCCAGCGACTGGCCGATCTGCGCCATGTTGTCGATGGCCGTGAGCGTGCCGCCGATGCCGAACACCGACACGACGAAGAGCACCAGCATCTCCACGCTCACCAGCGCCTGCATGATGGTGTAGTCCTCCCCCAGCGCCGGCGGCTTGAACATGTTGGTGAGGCAGCCCTTCATACCACACGACGGCTCGTCGTCCTCTTTCTTCGTGCTTGCTGCAGCTGGTTCCTCGACGGCGATGGCCGGCGGCTGCTGGAGAGACTCCTCGAGCTGGGAGACGGCGGCGTACTCCTCCTTGATGACGACGCCGAGGGGGAGGAAGAGGATGAGGAGGAGCACGGTGGCGCCGACGGCGTAGGCGGCGTGGGAGAAGCTGGGCACCTGCTTCTGCACCACGATCATGACGAGGAGGTAGGTGGCGAGCGCGATGGAGATGTAGAGGAAGCAGAAGAAGGGCTTGCTGTTGGGCTCGTCGCCCTCGGCGCGTCGCCGGTAGGGCAGGACGCGGATGGTGTGGACGAAGAAGATGTAGACGGCGGCGGGGAGCCATGCGATGAGGAGGACGAGGGACTTGGCGTCGTCGCCGTAGATGGCGAGGTAGAGCTGCGTGTAGATGGCGCCGCTGAGGCCGACGAAGCCCTTGAGCAGGCCGATGACGATGCCGCGGCTCTCGGGGAAGTTCTTGACGCAGGCGACGAGCGCGCCGGTGTTGGAGAAGGTGAGCGCGTTGGCGCCGACGCACATGTAGATGCACATGAGCCagacgggcggcgccgccgtgcGCTCAGTCAGCGCTAGGTACACCATGAGGTACCCCGCCAAATTCATGCCGGCGCCGATGAGGAGCACGGCCCAGGTGGGCGCCACCTGCTGCACCAGGCCGGAGACGACGCCGACGTTGGTGCCCAGGTCCTTGAAGAAGCCGAGCGTGTTGAGCGTCTGCTGGTTGTACCCCAGCACGGACCGGAGCTCCTTGGAGTAGAGCGCGAAGATGTAGGTCGACCCGGACGCCGCCATCACCACCATGGACGCGAACACCACGTACCACCGGCTGCGCAGCACCCGCCCCACGAACGCCGGGGTGCACATCACTGCCGCAGCCCCCTCGCCGCCGGCCATTTCTGAGAATTGGTGATAGAAAGATAGGTACAACACCAAGTGTGAGCTCTGCTACTTATAGCGACGTGACGACTAGTGTGTACCAGTTGACTAGTATTCTTGCCATGGCATGATGGTAAGCAGTTCATGGACCGAGAGAGACAGCTATGACCAATGGGGCAACCAAAAGATTTGGAGAAATGACAAGTACACGCAAGGTGTAGCTGGTATAGTGGACTTTCGGTCAAGTTGCCGAGATTTGATTGGATGCTACTGCATCTGGTGTTCACCGGCAAGCTCAAGAGAGGGTATTTTACCATGTCCATATGGGCAGCATTGTGTGAGGATTAGTGGCGGCTAAGGTGTGTGGATGTGGACTAAATCCAGCACCGCCGGCACAGCATGGAGTTGACCAAAGACTATTTGGCCTATACCCCGTTGCTTTCAGTTGGCCAACTTTTTCTTCCGTCCCTCCCTGCGTTTTGGAATTAACCATGTGAAACGGCCTGCCTAAGACAAATTCAAGGTGACCAACATAAAATAAATGCTACTTTAGTTATGGTTGAAATTTGACATTGACTACCAAAGTGTCAGTGCGATTAACTGTAGCAGATCCAAAAGAGGCTAGTAATacatgttcacaaacttgaaGAAAACATCACCCTCGTTTTTGGTATATATACCTCTAAAAGTATGTTAGATTTCACTGAAAATTTATTCATCTTATTTCATTTGCATGAGGTGGATGGGGGActaaggggttttctgcaaagtGTGAATCTAAGTGGTGGGGTCTTTGTGCAAAAGTAGCAGAGCTTACCTTGCGTTCGCTTGATGCAGATCGAATGAAAAATAAATAATGGATGACAAACAAACCACCATCATCAAGAACGAGGTCTCTTATAGGAGTAGAGATTGGAGTATCTAAAATAAGATATTATTAGCTGACAAACAACAACCTTGTGTGTTGGTGGTATGATCATTTCCTGTTAAAGAAATAACTTCCCCAGCTTGTCATCGTCAAAAATCCGATATGATAAATCACCAAGGACTAACATGAGCCATTGAAGATGCTATTAACCAACACTTGCTATATAACACGACATAAAATGCagttttttttttgcgggaacgAACTTATATATGAGGTTGGATAATCAATTTTTCTATGATATTACTTTGTACCAATATATTCTGTCGTCTGAAAATGTATGTGCTCTAAATAATTAAAGGAGTATCTTACGCTCGAGGTGCACGTGGGAAGGATTATTAAGGGGGCATAGACAGCTCTAGCACGGCTAGCTAGAAGAAATGAACTAAATAATATAAGAGTGTGAACTGCAAGCATGGATAGTCAGTTATTGAGCAAACTGGAGTTGAGATGTCCAACGATATTGTGGAATATAGTATTGGGACAGATGGAATGCTTGGAGATACGGCTAGGGTTGGTTTAACATAGTTTAATGCTCGTGCCCCGCATGATGAGGTGATTCCATGGATTTTTCGTCCTGCCACTTGATTCTAGTTGACTTGCTGGGAAGGTGGTGTGCCTGATCTTGATTGCTTACAGCACATGATGTGTATATCACGCAGCTGCTGTCCAATGGACACAAATATGATGGGCTGTAGAGTAGGACAGCTAGCTAGATATGCTACATAGATAAATCAGTTAGATATACAAGTGTGTGCTGTGTAGAACGATTCTACTGTAGCAAAAATGTATTCATTCTATATATGTTGGTGGTATGAGCAATTGTTTGATAGCGTTTTTATCTTCTTTTTCTGCGGTTAGCTAGTTATTTCACATGGCAAAATAATTCAAATTCATACGGCGGCTAAGCGTACATTATGATATGATCCAGATTAGATGGCTGCTAGCAGGTATTTTCTTAGCTCTAGCTAGTTTAAGATCCTATATGATCACACCCTGAAGAAAAGATGATCCATGATCAATGTGAGCTGTAAGATCCAACAATTCATCGCGAGCTTAGCCGTAATTAGCTTAGACCGTGTCATGCTGGACAGCTAAAAGATAGGTTTATACTCTCTTTTCTGCGAAAACATATATTTACACTAACAAGAACAGTGGCGCTATATAGTAGTATATATATTATATTTAGGATTATTTAGCCCAACTCTATTTATTCATAAAATAAAACGTATTAATTCTATTTGGCCAGGCAACTGTGGGGTTTGCATTTTTTCTCTCTTGGTGCGCCTGGTAGTTACTTGGCATGTCCAAACCATTTAAATTCAAGTGAGGGCTAACATACATTATGATTCAGATTAGAGGGCTgctaagactagccacaatggagagtaacatacactagtaatatacacatatCCCTAAACTATGTTACTACCTTTATAGTGGGTAGTGAAGTGTGGTGTCATGCAaagcttcatttattaggttatagactcatattgcattagGACATGTGATATTACAGTAACTAGCCAAGTTACTCAaactacctctctcctcattaactcattgccacataagcaaatttgctAAGTTGGACTCGATGTTATTGCTGAAGTTACTCCAACTGTGGCTAGTCTAACATGTTTATTCTTTAGCTCTGGCTAGTTAAGGTCCTCGACGAACACCCTAAATAAATGATCCACGATAATCACTGTGAGCTGTGAGATCCAGCATTTGATCGTGGCCTTCTTCCAAAAAAATCAGGAATGTCTTGAAACCAGTGATCATGCCAATGTTTCATGAATTTTATATTGGGACTTTTGACATGTCTTCAATACATTTTGGTGTTATTATCCTGATCCCCAGAGTTGTTGGGGCTACGGACATTAGACACTTCAGACCTATCAGGGTGATCAATGTTACTTGAACGCATCTTCTTCAAAGTCCGCGCGACACGACTAGCCCATGTAGCTGAGGGGCTGGATCACCCCCTTCAAACGGCATTTCTGAAGGGACGACAGATCCATGACAGTATCCTGGCCCTTCACGAGATTATTGATGAGGTTAGGACACGTGGACATAAGGGTGTTTTCCTCAAGTTGGACTTTCAGAAGGCCTATGATTGTCTGGACTGGTCCTTCTTGCGGTTAGTCCTTCAGCGTCGGGGCTTTGAAGAAAGACAGTGTTCTTGGATCATGTCGTTGGTTCGGTCTGGTAAAATAGTGATTAATATTAATGGAGAGGTGGGTCCATTCTTTATGTCCTCTACGGGAGTTAAGCAAGGGGATCTAATTTCCCCACTTCTCTTTAACCTCGTTTGATGCTTTAGCAGGCATCCTGGATAAAGCTAGGATGGCAGGTCATCTCTCGGGGGTAGTTGGGCACTTGATCCCTGGTGGAGGGGTCACTCACTTACAATATGTCGATGACACCATGATTATGGTGAAAGGGTCAGACCTGGAGATCATGAATCTTAAGCTCCTGCTCCTCTTCTTTGAGGCTATGTCGGAACTAAAGATTAACTTTGATAAGAGTGAGGTCGTCGTCCTAGAATTTTTAGCGGAGGAACAACAACGGATTGCGGACAACCTAAACTATAGACTGGCCTCATTCCCCATTACATACTTGGGAATGTCGATGGCCGACTCAAAAATCCCAATGAGTGCTTTCAACCCGCTCATGGGACAAGTGGCATCTTCGGCCGAGCCGTGGCGTGGGCGGTTTATCTCCAAGGAGAACAAATCGGTCCTTTCTATCTAGAACGATTCTAGCAAAAATGTATTCCCTTCTATTGAGCTGAGCAATTGTGGATCCGACGTTTTTATCTTCTTGTTGTGCGGTTGGCTACTTATTTCACATGGCAAAATAATTCAAATCATGCGACGGCTAAGCATGCATTATGATATGATCCctattagagcatctccaacgggcGCGCTAGATTAGCCGCACGCTGTAAGAAACAAATATATTGCGCGCAGAACCGAATCTGGCACTCTAGCAGCCACACTAAAATCGCGCGCGCGGTAAAGTTGGTTCAGCGCGTTGGGGAAAATGGCATCGTGCGCTGCTTATTTCGGGAGCCAGCTCCCGCGTGCTCGACAGCGAAGATTTACGCGCGAGCAACCAACTGCTGCCCTGACCTCTCCGGCTGCTCCGCGCCGACGTCGGCGAAATTGCACCGATGGAAGGCCGCGCCGACATCCCCCCGACTCCTCCCTACACTCGCGACCCCTCCGCCATTGTCGCGAACCCTAGCGCGGGGTTGACCTTCAGCTTCGCCGCCGGCGCCCCTCCTCCTCAAAGCACCGGTCTCGCGCGCGGCCTTTTCATGGCGCCCTGGACGACCTTGTAGGGTAGCGTCTCGCCACCACCCACCTTGAAGCCACGGGGCTCCGGCTCGAGCTGatcgaaggcggcggcggcgacggggacggcatCCCAAAAGAAGAGGAAAGCGGACGGCGCTTCTAGGCGCCCGAAGAAGAATCCTGCAGCGCGACcggctgcgcctccgccgcccaaAGCGCCGGAGAGCTCGCAATTTGTTGCGCCGGCAGCCGATGCCCACAAGGTGTTTGAGGAAATGCCCACAAGGTatgatccccccccccccccccccccattttttttgttgttgttgttttagATAAATGTATACATATGGATAGCTTGATTAGTTTCCTTTATCATACTTTGTAGTTTTAATGATGACACATATATGTCAACTATGGATATTGGTTTCAACAATTCACATTGGTCTCAAACCAACGCTATTTCGCAATGTAAAAGTTTTTTAGTGCGCGCTGCAACCATacgcctgttggagatgctcttagatgGCTGCTAGCAGGTATTTTCTTAGCTCTAGCTAGTTTTAGATCATCTATGATCACACCCTGAAGAAAAGATCATCCATGATCAGTGTGAGCTGTGAGATTCAACAATTGATCGCGAGCTTAGCTGTAATTAGCTTAGCCGTGTCATGCTCTATAGCTAAAACATAAGTTTATACTCATTTTCTGCGAAAACATATATTTATACTAACAAGAACAGTCGCGCTATATTGTATATATTATATTTAGGAGTATTTAGTCCAATTCTATTTAGTCATACAATGTATTAATTCTATTTAGCCAGGCAACTGTGGGGTTCGCGGTTTTTCTCTGTCCAAACCATTTAAATTCAAGTGGCGGCTAACGTACATTATGATTCAGATTAGATGGCTGCTAACAGGTTTATTCTTTAGCTCTGGCTAGTCAAGATCCTGGACGAACACCCTAAAAAAACGATCCACGATAATCACTGTGAGAGACAACATTTGATCGTGAATGCCATCATCGTCATCGTCTATTATTTTCCTTATTGGAATTTTTAATCGAGAAAATTGCAAAGGGGCACGCACGCCTGGCACACGTGCATGCGGCCATCCATTTGACTGGTGCACTAGTTTATGGTATTAAAAATCACTCCACCGGGGTCCATACATGCCAGCTTCTGGCAGAGTTGCGTGCGTCACCCACCTTCCCTTCCCATGCTTTTCCattttgttttaaattttgaacCTATTGTATCTTTTGAACCGAAAGTCCAAATTAAGTATCGTTTGCATATTTGTGTTCGTTGCAATGAGTACTTTTGAATAAGGTGGATTTTGAAGCATTTAGACACATTTTCTCCAAAAAACTTACCGAAGTTTCAAATGTTAAAAAAAATAGTCACAATTTTAAGTTTTACAAAGTTTCATTAAGTTTCACCAAGGTTTACAAAGTTTCATTAAGTTTCACCAAGGTTTACAAAGTTTCATTTGCTTAAGTTTTTGAAGCTTGTCAAAACTTTGGGGCTCACATGGTTTAAGTCTCAGTTTTTTCTTTTGCGGGTAGTTTAAGTCTCAGTTATGAGACTTACAGATTTTATTGTTCATTTTTATGAAGTTCTAGCAATAGAAACTTAACGATATTTTAA belongs to Triticum urartu cultivar G1812 chromosome 7, Tu2.1, whole genome shotgun sequence and includes:
- the LOC125523527 gene encoding uncharacterized membrane protein YMR155W-like — encoded protein: MAGGEGAAAVMCTPAFVGRVLRSRWYVVFASMVVMAASGSTYIFALYSKELRSVLGYNQQTLNTLGFFKDLGTNVGVVSGLVQQVAPTWAVLLIGAGMNLAGYLMVYLALTERTAAPPVWLMCIYMCVGANALTFSNTGALVACVKNFPESRGIVIGLLKGFVGLSGAIYTQLYLAIYGDDAKSLVLLIAWLPAAVYIFFVHTIRVLPYRRRAEGDEPNSKPFFCFLYISIALATYLLVMIVVQKQVPSFSHAAYAVGATVLLLILFLPLGVVIKEEYAAVSQLEESLQQPPAIAVEEPAAASTKKEDDEPSCGMKGCLTNMFKPPALGEDYTIMQALVSVEMLVLFVVSVFGIGGTLTAIDNMAQIGQSLGYPHKSINTFVSLISIWNYAGRVGAGYMSEFFVARYRFPRPLALTAVLLFSCVGHLLIAFGVPQSLYAASVILGFCFGAQWPLLFSIISEVFGLKYYSTLFNFGSAASPIGAYVLNVRIAGRMYDAEAARQHGGHAAAVGDKICKGVMCFKHAFLIITGVTLAGALVSLVLVWRTRNFYKGDIYAKFKVAPVVAAADYQGGETVEGTVVTEEDEAKKQGKNKKLQEVNNDEFK